The Opitutales bacterium ASA1 genome window below encodes:
- the adeC gene encoding AdeC/AdeK/OprM family multidrug efflux complex outer membrane factor gives MRLPTASAIVLALNAALVPGYSQTATPVQPISLEQAVRRALEDNLALAAERFTRDTAREALVVAEAAYDPTLSLTARKTVREEANPASELSATSSDTERVSLSASQRIDTGATVTLTGNNQRQETNRFSTFNPQYDSDVSLRVVQPLTNGAGIAANRAARRRALLGVDRSDITFATRALDVIQSTELAFYDLAFARRQLEVQRTGLAAAQKFLEENEARQRAGLATELDVMQARVGVANRRSQILTAEQRVDNAVDSLLALLGVSEFQGSLEPQGIVFGQTAQVDLMASYQRAIEQDPEIRNANLLLRQLELDVRLARNQRLPRADLGGTLGYNGRNDEFYGAANNLIDGNSYNWQVDLTVTVPWGMREGRSRLRTALFTAEQQRARIRQLEQNLLVSVRSAVRAVETSTEAVAIAALSTELSAREYQLEKAKFDAGLSTSRLVVEAQQREDEARVQETQTRIQLKQNEARLQRVEGSALQRYGVDLFGND, from the coding sequence ATGCGACTTCCGACAGCCTCCGCCATTGTTCTGGCCCTCAACGCCGCGCTCGTCCCCGGCTATTCCCAGACGGCCACTCCGGTCCAACCGATCTCGCTCGAACAGGCCGTCCGTCGCGCCCTCGAAGACAATCTCGCACTCGCCGCGGAGCGCTTCACGCGCGACACCGCGCGCGAGGCCCTCGTCGTCGCCGAGGCCGCCTACGACCCGACACTCAGCCTCACCGCACGCAAAACGGTGCGCGAAGAGGCAAACCCTGCCAGCGAACTCTCGGCCACCTCCAGCGACACCGAGCGAGTCTCCCTCTCCGCATCCCAGCGCATCGACACGGGTGCCACGGTCACACTTACCGGCAACAACCAGCGCCAAGAGACCAACCGTTTCTCCACCTTCAACCCGCAATACGATTCCGACGTCTCGCTTCGCGTCGTCCAACCCCTCACCAACGGTGCCGGCATCGCCGCCAACCGAGCAGCTCGTCGACGCGCTCTCCTCGGCGTCGATCGCAGCGACATCACGTTCGCGACGAGAGCCCTCGACGTGATTCAGAGCACCGAGCTCGCTTTCTACGACCTCGCTTTCGCTCGCCGCCAACTGGAAGTCCAACGCACCGGACTCGCTGCCGCCCAGAAGTTCCTCGAGGAAAACGAAGCCCGGCAGCGCGCCGGTCTCGCCACCGAACTCGACGTCATGCAGGCCCGCGTCGGCGTCGCCAATCGCCGCTCCCAGATCCTCACCGCCGAGCAACGCGTCGACAACGCCGTCGACTCGCTCCTCGCACTCCTCGGCGTCTCCGAGTTCCAAGGTAGTCTCGAACCCCAAGGAATCGTCTTCGGTCAAACCGCCCAAGTCGACCTCATGGCGTCCTACCAGCGCGCCATCGAACAGGATCCCGAGATCCGCAATGCCAACCTTCTCCTTCGCCAACTCGAACTCGACGTTAGGCTCGCCCGCAACCAGCGGCTTCCACGCGCCGACCTCGGCGGCACGCTCGGCTACAACGGACGCAACGACGAGTTCTACGGAGCCGCCAACAACCTGATCGACGGCAACAGCTACAACTGGCAGGTGGACCTCACCGTCACCGTGCCGTGGGGCATGCGCGAAGGTCGTTCCCGGCTCCGCACCGCCCTCTTCACCGCCGAGCAACAACGCGCTCGCATCCGTCAGCTCGAACAAAACCTCCTCGTCTCCGTCCGCTCCGCCGTCCGTGCCGTCGAGACGAGCACCGAAGCCGTCGCCATCGCGGCTCTCTCCACCGAGTTGAGCGCCCGCGAATACCAGCTCGAGAAGGCCAAGTTCGACGCCGGACTGAGCACCAGCCGCCTCGTCGTCGAGGCACAACAACGCGAGGACGAAGCTCGCGTGCAGGAGACCCAAACCCGCATCCAGCTCAAGCAGAACGAGGCCCGCCTGCAACGCGTCGAAGGTTCCGCCCTTCAGCGTTACGGAGTCGACCTCTTCGGCAACGACTGA
- a CDS encoding ATPase, T2SS/T4P/T4SS family: protein MFESENLAIYELCKERGLAHHAQLHALHDESQKSGKPLARLVVDHGLTTRPGLLQIVAEFLGWEYLPQAPRSIDESVVSVIDGSMARMYGVVPIRADDSTVDVLARDPFNSQIVDDLTFALRRDVRLVVTDPENVDTLIAQLYGAEDESIENLLAELGGTHLVSVATDEQLSAEDIEAMASEAPIVRFVNLVLSQAIRDKASDIHFEPFEGEFKIRYRIDGALYEMAPPPANLALPITSRIKVLSNLNIAERRVPQDGRIKLTVGGRPVDLRVSTLPTQFGESVVLRVLDRSVVQLDMENLGMPEDVFAAVQETIHRPNGIFVVTGPTGSGKTTTLYSCLRSVNTIGLKLLTAEDPVEYDIEGIMQVSVHTQVGLSFASALRSFLRQDPDVIMVGEIRDLETAQISIQAALTGHLVLSTLHTNDAPGAVTRLVDMGVEPFLIASALEAVLAQRLVRRICTDCRSAYLPGDSLIEQLGLDPADLGDREFFYGKGCEVCHDTGYRGRMGIYEMMRMSDALRELVTRRSPTLLIRQRALAHGMRTLRDDGLRAIFNGATTIEEVIKYT, encoded by the coding sequence ATGTTCGAAAGCGAAAACCTGGCCATCTACGAACTCTGCAAGGAACGCGGGCTGGCCCACCACGCCCAGCTCCACGCGCTCCACGACGAATCCCAGAAATCCGGCAAACCGCTCGCTCGCCTCGTCGTCGATCACGGGCTCACCACGCGCCCGGGCTTGCTGCAAATCGTCGCCGAGTTTCTCGGTTGGGAATACCTCCCGCAGGCGCCACGTTCGATCGACGAGAGCGTTGTCTCCGTCATCGACGGCAGCATGGCCCGCATGTACGGCGTCGTCCCCATCCGTGCCGACGACTCCACGGTCGACGTCCTCGCGCGCGATCCATTCAACAGCCAGATCGTCGACGACCTCACCTTCGCTCTTCGCCGCGACGTTCGCCTCGTCGTGACCGATCCGGAGAACGTCGACACCCTCATCGCGCAGCTCTACGGCGCGGAAGACGAATCGATCGAGAACCTCCTCGCCGAGCTCGGTGGCACTCACCTCGTGTCCGTCGCAACCGACGAGCAACTCTCCGCCGAGGACATCGAGGCGATGGCCTCCGAGGCGCCCATCGTACGCTTCGTCAACCTCGTCCTCAGCCAAGCCATCCGCGACAAAGCCTCGGACATCCACTTCGAACCCTTCGAAGGCGAGTTCAAGATCCGCTACCGCATCGACGGCGCGCTCTACGAGATGGCCCCGCCGCCGGCGAATCTCGCGCTTCCCATCACTTCGCGGATCAAGGTCCTTTCCAACCTCAACATCGCCGAGCGCCGCGTTCCGCAGGACGGACGCATCAAACTCACCGTGGGCGGTCGCCCCGTCGATCTGCGTGTATCCACTTTGCCCACACAGTTCGGCGAGAGCGTGGTGCTGCGCGTGCTCGACCGATCCGTCGTCCAGCTCGACATGGAAAACCTCGGCATGCCCGAGGATGTGTTCGCCGCCGTGCAGGAAACCATTCACCGGCCCAACGGCATCTTCGTCGTCACCGGTCCCACCGGCTCGGGCAAGACGACAACGCTCTACAGTTGTCTCCGTTCCGTGAATACGATCGGGCTCAAGCTGCTCACCGCCGAGGATCCCGTCGAGTACGACATCGAAGGCATCATGCAGGTCTCGGTGCACACGCAGGTCGGCCTCTCGTTCGCTTCGGCCCTGCGTTCGTTCCTGCGTCAGGATCCGGACGTGATCATGGTCGGCGAGATCCGCGATCTGGAGACCGCGCAAATTTCCATCCAAGCCGCTCTCACCGGGCACCTCGTGCTCAGCACGCTCCACACGAACGATGCGCCCGGTGCCGTGACTCGGCTCGTCGACATGGGCGTCGAGCCTTTCCTCATCGCGTCGGCTCTCGAAGCCGTGCTCGCCCAACGCCTGGTCCGGCGCATCTGCACCGATTGCCGTAGTGCCTACCTGCCGGGCGACAGTCTGATCGAGCAACTCGGGCTCGACCCTGCCGATCTCGGCGACCGCGAATTCTTCTACGGCAAAGGTTGCGAGGTGTGCCACGACACCGGCTACCGCGGCCGCATGGGCATCTACGAGATGATGCGCATGTCCGATGCCTTGCGCGAACTCGTCACCCGTCGCTCTCCCACGTTGCTCATCCGCCAGCGCGCGCTCGCGCACGGCATGCGCACGCTGCGCGACGATGGTTTGCGCGCCATCTTCAACGGTGCGACCACGATCGAAGAGGTGATAAAGTACACCTGA
- a CDS encoding UDP-2,3-diacylglucosamine diphosphatase, whose product MKKPVLKFRTIIISDVHLGTPDCKVREVNHFLKHTRCEKLILNGDIIDGWQLARGARWTKQHTRFIRNILKRIEKNDTEVIYLRGNHDDILGRFLPLRFGSLQIAEDYVHQTPTGNYLVLHGDIFDSVIKNVVFLAHLGDLGYKLLLRINRVYNRVRAWRGKEYYSLSKAIKARVKSAVSFVSKFEERLTNLARSRGCIGVICGHIHTPEIRMMDGVHYLNSGDWVESLTAIVEHYDGRFELIDFKSFAAQIPFEKKEADLEPFEVVALEEKTTTTAAFAGS is encoded by the coding sequence ATGAAAAAACCGGTTCTGAAGTTCCGCACGATCATCATCTCCGATGTTCACCTCGGTACGCCGGACTGCAAGGTTCGCGAGGTCAACCACTTCCTCAAGCACACGCGCTGCGAGAAACTGATCCTCAACGGCGACATCATCGATGGTTGGCAACTCGCCCGCGGAGCGCGTTGGACGAAGCAACACACCCGCTTCATCCGCAACATCCTCAAGCGCATCGAGAAGAACGATACCGAGGTGATCTACCTGCGCGGCAACCACGACGACATCCTCGGCCGCTTCCTACCCTTGCGATTCGGCTCCCTCCAAATCGCGGAAGACTACGTTCACCAAACTCCCACGGGAAACTACCTCGTCCTCCACGGCGACATCTTCGACTCCGTGATCAAGAACGTCGTCTTCCTCGCCCACCTCGGCGACCTCGGCTACAAACTCCTTCTGCGCATCAACCGCGTCTACAACCGCGTCCGCGCGTGGCGCGGAAAGGAGTACTACTCGCTCAGCAAGGCCATCAAAGCCCGCGTCAAATCGGCCGTCAGTTTCGTTTCCAAGTTCGAAGAGCGCCTCACGAACCTCGCCCGTTCCCGCGGCTGCATCGGCGTGATCTGCGGTCACATCCACACGCCGGAAATCCGCATGATGGACGGCGTGCACTACCTCAACTCCGGCGATTGGGTCGAGTCGCTCACCGCCATCGTCGAGCACTACGACGGCCGCTTCGAGCTGATCGACTTCAAGTCCTTCGCAGCCCAAATCCCTTTCGAAAAGAAGGAAGCGGACCTCGAGCCGTTCGAGGTCGTTGCTCTGGAAGAGAAGACCACCACGACCGCCGCGTTCGCCGGCTCGTGA
- a CDS encoding Xaa-Pro peptidase family protein yields MARSRTSTGSATASAPALLLVADSERNADQRWFTGLQVPDAFIAVRVRGRSIGVFHALEFGRARKESRLDEVLALEDMQQVARAKLGCATAGTAEVVTVLARRHRLRGFVVPADFPLGLAVRLQALGLRISPVEGATFPEREIKTPSEARAIAEGNRCSALGLAAARDMLARAEIRRGRLFLDSRALTSERVREAVDTACLRAGANASNTIVAGGDQACDPHCRGNGPLRANELIIVDVFPRVGATGYHGDMTRTFLKGTPSDAQCRLVAAVRAAQLAAMREIRADVHGAHVHKTVVEHFEKAGYATTRGPEGSTGFFHGTGHGLGLDIHELPNMGRSATLLREGAVVTVEPGLYYPGLGGCRIEDVVQVTRGRPKMLSRFDYGWVVS; encoded by the coding sequence ATGGCCCGCTCCCGAACGTCCACCGGTTCCGCAACCGCGTCCGCTCCCGCGCTGCTCCTCGTCGCCGACAGCGAACGCAACGCCGACCAACGCTGGTTCACCGGTCTGCAGGTGCCCGACGCGTTCATCGCCGTGCGCGTGCGCGGCCGCAGTATCGGCGTGTTTCACGCGTTGGAGTTCGGGCGTGCCCGCAAGGAGTCTCGCCTCGACGAGGTGCTCGCCTTGGAAGACATGCAGCAAGTCGCGCGCGCGAAGCTCGGCTGCGCGACCGCCGGCACCGCGGAGGTCGTCACGGTGCTCGCACGTCGGCATCGTTTGCGTGGATTCGTGGTGCCGGCGGATTTTCCGCTCGGGCTGGCCGTACGTCTTCAGGCGCTCGGGTTGCGCATTTCTCCAGTCGAGGGTGCGACCTTTCCCGAACGCGAAATCAAGACCCCCTCGGAGGCCCGCGCCATCGCCGAAGGCAATCGCTGCAGCGCACTCGGCCTGGCAGCCGCCCGCGACATGCTCGCCCGCGCCGAGATCCGACGCGGACGCCTCTTCCTCGACAGTCGAGCGCTCACGAGCGAGCGAGTCCGTGAGGCCGTCGACACCGCCTGCCTGCGTGCCGGCGCGAACGCGAGCAACACGATCGTTGCCGGCGGCGACCAAGCATGCGATCCCCACTGCCGCGGCAATGGACCGCTCCGTGCGAACGAACTGATCATCGTCGACGTGTTCCCACGCGTCGGCGCGACGGGTTACCACGGCGACATGACGCGGACGTTCCTCAAGGGAACTCCTTCCGATGCCCAATGCCGCCTCGTCGCCGCCGTCCGCGCGGCCCAACTCGCGGCCATGCGCGAGATCCGTGCAGATGTCCACGGCGCGCACGTCCACAAGACCGTGGTCGAGCATTTCGAGAAGGCCGGCTACGCCACGACCCGCGGCCCGGAAGGCTCGACCGGCTTCTTCCACGGTACCGGCCACGGTCTCGGCCTCGACATCCACGAGCTGCCCAACATGGGACGCTCCGCCACTCTCTTGCGCGAGGGTGCGGTCGTGACCGTCGAACCCGGCTTGTACTACCCGGGACTCGGTGGCTGCCGTATCGAAGATGTCGTGCAGGTGACTCGCGGGCGTCCGAAGATGCTCTCGCGTTTCGACTACGGGTGGGTCGTGTCCTGA
- the argS gene encoding arginine--tRNA ligase gives MDPWFDVARSLERILLENARALGWDTEAFVPEVRTADPRFGDFQANGVLSYAKRTRQNPRALAEALARSFGESQPEAAAWMDVSIAGPGFVNFALRPEFLSAWSKRFGTAEDLRSGAGARFAGKTWVVDFGSPNTAKQMHVGHIRSIIIGEAICRLLEFCGAKVIRDNHLGDWGTQFGKILYGYKHHLDPAALERDALEEFERLYKAADSACKEDPAALEEARLELVRLQNGESDAVALWERVNRLSIDKLESIYVRLGVRYDHYLGESFYRDKVGRVYEELTAAGLAETSEGALVVFHPDHPRFGKQPFIVRKSDGASNYASTDLATMLYRVEHFAADGIIVVTDARQNDHFEQLWLTTRKWFAATGRRLPEFQHVTFGTILGEDGKAIKTRSGDPIRLEALLDEAEERSFQVVTAKNPDLPEPERRAIAASVGISSVLYADLSQNRTGDYVFAWDKLLSLEGNTAPYLLYAGVRIASILRKLEPSQDVPEASAAVVETPEEVALARKLVAFPSALDQAVSALRPHFVSSYLYELAGAFSSFYNANRVLVEDDAVRGRRLLLCRRTLLVLRTGLALLGIRSLEAM, from the coding sequence ATGGACCCGTGGTTCGACGTCGCTCGCTCGCTGGAGCGCATCCTTCTCGAAAATGCCCGTGCACTCGGTTGGGACACGGAGGCCTTCGTGCCCGAAGTGCGCACTGCCGACCCCCGATTCGGCGACTTTCAAGCAAACGGCGTCTTGTCCTACGCAAAGCGCACCCGCCAGAACCCGCGAGCACTCGCCGAGGCGTTGGCACGATCCTTCGGCGAGTCTCAACCCGAGGCCGCGGCGTGGATGGACGTGAGCATTGCCGGGCCGGGTTTCGTCAACTTCGCTCTCCGGCCGGAGTTCCTGTCCGCATGGTCGAAACGCTTCGGGACCGCGGAAGATCTCCGCAGCGGTGCAGGTGCACGCTTCGCCGGCAAAACTTGGGTGGTGGATTTCGGCTCGCCGAACACCGCGAAGCAGATGCACGTAGGCCACATCCGCTCCATCATCATCGGTGAAGCGATCTGCCGGTTGCTGGAGTTTTGCGGAGCCAAGGTGATCCGCGACAACCACTTGGGCGATTGGGGGACGCAATTCGGCAAGATTCTCTACGGTTACAAGCACCACCTGGATCCCGCGGCGTTGGAACGCGACGCTCTCGAGGAGTTCGAGCGCCTCTACAAAGCCGCCGATTCGGCGTGCAAGGAAGACCCTGCGGCCTTGGAGGAAGCTCGCTTGGAGCTGGTCCGATTGCAAAACGGCGAGTCCGACGCCGTCGCCCTCTGGGAGCGCGTGAACCGCCTTTCGATCGACAAGCTCGAGAGCATCTACGTGCGCTTGGGCGTGCGCTACGACCACTACCTCGGCGAGAGCTTCTACCGGGACAAGGTGGGGCGCGTATACGAGGAACTCACCGCAGCCGGTCTCGCCGAGACGAGCGAAGGTGCTTTGGTCGTGTTCCACCCCGACCACCCTCGCTTCGGCAAGCAACCGTTCATCGTCCGCAAGAGCGACGGTGCGAGCAATTACGCTTCCACGGACCTCGCCACGATGCTTTACCGCGTCGAACACTTCGCGGCGGACGGAATCATCGTCGTCACCGACGCCCGACAGAACGACCATTTCGAGCAACTTTGGTTGACCACCCGCAAGTGGTTCGCCGCCACTGGTCGTCGCCTGCCCGAATTCCAACACGTCACTTTCGGCACCATCCTCGGCGAAGACGGCAAGGCGATCAAGACGCGCAGCGGGGACCCCATTCGCCTCGAGGCACTGCTCGACGAAGCCGAGGAACGCTCCTTTCAAGTCGTCACGGCGAAGAACCCGGACCTTCCGGAACCGGAGCGACGCGCGATCGCCGCATCGGTGGGCATTTCGTCCGTGCTCTACGCCGACCTCAGCCAGAATCGAACAGGGGACTACGTGTTCGCGTGGGACAAGTTGCTCAGCCTCGAAGGCAACACCGCTCCCTATTTGCTCTACGCCGGCGTGCGTATCGCCAGCATCTTGCGTAAGCTGGAACCGAGTCAGGACGTTCCCGAGGCATCCGCCGCGGTCGTCGAAACACCCGAAGAGGTCGCGCTCGCGCGCAAACTCGTCGCCTTTCCGAGCGCCTTGGATCAAGCCGTCTCCGCCCTAAGGCCGCACTTCGTCTCCTCCTATCTTTACGAACTGGCCGGTGCGTTCAGCAGTTTCTACAACGCGAACCGAGTCTTGGTCGAAGACGACGCGGTCCGCGGACGTCGGCTGCTTCTTTGCCGCCGCACCCTCTTGGTTTTGCGGACCGGATTGGCTTTGCTCGGGATCCGCTCGCTGGAGGCCATGTGA
- a CDS encoding DNA-formamidopyrimidine glycosylase translates to MRDQADYPCAMPELAEVECMLRRWKPDTRAAIVGVDLHPRARVFRSCETTALRRGLEGARLLESLRSGKQMMFRFDRGWLALHLGMTGELRVESADWAEGRHDHLVLRRAESALVFHDPRMFGAVEFTPGAEPPTWWAERPPEILDPRFTRRAMEIFLRRRARAPIKAVLLMQERFPGIGNWMADEILWRAGIHPARAAGSIDADESARLYRSLRFVCRGALRTIVEEKDGSWGDPPDGWLFHVRWRAGGVCPATGAPLETATIGGRTTCWSPTRQPFRRS, encoded by the coding sequence GTGCGCGATCAGGCGGACTATCCCTGCGCGATGCCCGAACTCGCGGAAGTGGAGTGCATGTTGCGTCGTTGGAAACCGGATACACGCGCGGCGATCGTCGGCGTCGACCTGCACCCGCGCGCACGCGTCTTCCGTTCGTGCGAAACCACGGCTCTCCGTCGCGGACTCGAGGGTGCGCGCCTGCTCGAGTCGCTTCGCAGCGGCAAACAAATGATGTTTCGCTTCGATCGTGGTTGGTTGGCGTTGCACCTCGGCATGACCGGCGAGCTACGCGTCGAGTCGGCCGATTGGGCGGAGGGAAGGCACGACCATCTGGTCCTGCGCCGGGCCGAGAGCGCACTCGTGTTTCACGATCCGAGGATGTTCGGCGCGGTGGAGTTCACTCCCGGAGCAGAACCGCCGACGTGGTGGGCGGAGCGTCCCCCGGAGATCCTCGATCCGCGCTTCACGCGGCGTGCGATGGAGATCTTCCTGCGGCGTCGGGCGCGCGCGCCGATCAAGGCGGTGTTGCTCATGCAGGAACGGTTTCCCGGCATCGGCAACTGGATGGCCGACGAGATCCTGTGGCGTGCCGGCATTCACCCGGCTCGCGCTGCCGGATCGATAGACGCCGACGAATCCGCGCGCCTGTACCGTAGCCTGCGTTTCGTCTGCCGCGGCGCTCTGCGCACGATCGTCGAGGAGAAGGACGGTTCGTGGGGCGATCCGCCGGACGGTTGGCTGTTCCACGTCCGCTGGCGTGCCGGAGGTGTCTGTCCGGCGACAGGCGCACCTCTCGAAACCGCCACGATCGGCGGCCGCACCACCTGCTGGTCACCGACGCGGCAACCGTTTCGTCGTTCGTAG
- a CDS encoding type II secretion system F family protein encodes MPRFTFSAVDSSGKERNGLVEAASVELASVQVKSMGLFPTAIAPEEVASPARSRRRKTAIATTAVRTKKPVVIGRVVSRKRLTVFTRQLATLVQAGLPLLRSLEVLGRQEKAPAFKWVIEQLAENIRSGNTLSEGLSSHPKVFDRLYVNMVRAGEAGGVLDVVLNRLARFMEKAERIKGRVRAAMIYPIVIMCVTVIILGVLMIYVVPKFEDIYRDQLRGAPLPVLTQIVLETANAIKNNLLSGIVLVVAAVLGFRLLKQSRVGARSLDWLALHVPLLGDLALKASIARFSRTLGTLLASGVPILQSLLITRDTSGNSIVVEGIDYVHDRVKEGESIAIPLEQTKVFPGMVTSMIDVGEETGELNEMLNRVADTYEEEVDNAVAGLTSIIEPIMIVFLAGVVGTIVVALFLPIKDLIQRLQ; translated from the coding sequence ATGCCTAGATTCACCTTTTCGGCCGTCGACTCCTCCGGCAAGGAGCGCAACGGCCTCGTCGAAGCCGCCAGCGTCGAGCTGGCCTCCGTTCAGGTGAAGAGCATGGGGCTCTTCCCTACGGCCATCGCGCCCGAAGAGGTCGCGTCGCCCGCCCGTTCCAGACGCCGCAAGACAGCGATCGCCACTACCGCCGTCCGCACGAAAAAACCGGTCGTGATCGGCCGTGTCGTCAGCCGAAAGCGCCTCACGGTCTTCACCCGCCAGCTCGCGACGCTCGTCCAGGCCGGACTGCCGCTTCTACGCAGCCTCGAGGTGCTCGGTCGCCAAGAGAAGGCACCGGCGTTCAAGTGGGTGATCGAGCAACTCGCCGAGAACATCCGTTCCGGCAACACGCTCTCCGAAGGCCTTTCGAGCCACCCCAAGGTGTTCGATCGTCTCTACGTCAACATGGTGCGCGCGGGCGAGGCCGGCGGCGTGCTCGACGTGGTGCTCAATCGTCTCGCGCGTTTCATGGAAAAGGCCGAACGCATCAAGGGCCGTGTGCGGGCCGCCATGATCTACCCGATCGTGATCATGTGCGTGACCGTGATAATCCTCGGTGTGCTCATGATCTACGTCGTGCCGAAGTTCGAGGACATCTACCGCGACCAGTTGCGCGGCGCTCCGCTGCCCGTGCTCACGCAGATCGTGCTCGAGACGGCCAACGCGATCAAAAACAACCTCCTCTCCGGCATCGTGCTCGTCGTCGCCGCCGTGCTCGGTTTCCGTCTGCTCAAGCAATCGCGCGTGGGAGCGCGTTCGCTCGACTGGCTTGCCCTCCACGTGCCGTTGCTCGGCGATCTCGCGCTCAAGGCTTCGATCGCCCGCTTTTCCCGCACGCTCGGCACGCTCCTCGCCTCCGGTGTGCCCATTCTCCAGTCCCTCCTCATCACCCGCGACACGAGCGGCAACTCGATCGTCGTGGAGGGCATCGACTACGTCCACGATCGCGTGAAGGAAGGCGAGAGCATCGCCATCCCGCTGGAGCAGACGAAGGTCTTTCCCGGCATGGTCACGAGCATGATCGACGTCGGCGAAGAGACCGGCGAACTCAACGAGATGCTCAACCGCGTGGCCGATACCTACGAGGAAGAGGTGGACAACGCAGTCGCCGGCCTGACCTCGATCATCGAGCCGATCATGATCGTGTTTCTCGCGGGCGTGGTCGGCACGATCGTCGTTGCCCTCTTTCTGCCCATCAAGGACCTCATCCAGCGCTTGCAGTGA
- the miaA gene encoding tRNA (adenosine(37)-N6)-dimethylallyltransferase MiaA, whose protein sequence is MNRAVEKAKTLHLLTGCTACGKTEVSLRWAERFGAEIVSCDALLFYRGMDIGTAKPTAEERARVMHHLVDVVEPTERMNVKEYSRLARAAVDAIEARGREVLVVGGSGFYLKSFLAAVADDVAVDPGLRDRLEKQARDAGLDTLVEELTRLNPEGLGGLDVRNPRRVVRALERCLASGRSLAELAEDLRCAPRPFPGRRIRLVELARESGELRERIRRRVDAMSRDGLVEEVRALRERGFEANPTAAQAVGYRETLTWLDAGAANPEALAEAITRSTNRLARKQRTWFRGQLPAHKVVWIKGSDPVDVDDLFEGADVIDADASP, encoded by the coding sequence GTGAATCGCGCGGTCGAGAAGGCGAAGACGCTTCATCTGCTGACGGGGTGTACGGCGTGCGGAAAGACCGAGGTGTCGCTGCGTTGGGCAGAACGTTTCGGTGCGGAAATCGTGTCGTGCGACGCGCTGTTGTTCTACCGCGGGATGGACATCGGGACTGCCAAGCCCACTGCGGAGGAACGGGCAAGGGTGATGCACCACCTGGTGGACGTGGTGGAGCCGACGGAGCGGATGAACGTGAAGGAGTACAGCCGGCTCGCGCGCGCGGCGGTGGATGCAATCGAGGCGCGAGGCCGCGAGGTGCTCGTCGTCGGAGGGAGTGGGTTTTATCTGAAGAGCTTTTTGGCGGCGGTCGCGGACGATGTGGCGGTTGACCCGGGACTGAGGGACAGGTTGGAAAAGCAGGCGCGGGACGCCGGCTTGGATACGCTCGTGGAGGAACTCACGCGGCTGAATCCCGAGGGACTCGGAGGTCTCGATGTGCGCAATCCGCGGCGGGTCGTACGGGCGTTGGAGCGCTGCCTCGCGTCGGGCAGGAGTTTGGCGGAGTTGGCGGAGGATTTACGGTGCGCTCCGCGGCCGTTTCCCGGCCGGCGCATCCGTCTGGTGGAATTGGCGCGAGAGTCCGGGGAGCTGCGGGAGCGTATCCGGCGGCGGGTGGATGCGATGTCGAGGGACGGGTTGGTGGAGGAAGTGCGGGCTTTGCGCGAGCGGGGGTTCGAAGCGAATCCGACGGCCGCGCAAGCGGTGGGGTACCGGGAGACGTTGACGTGGTTGGACGCGGGAGCGGCCAACCCGGAGGCGTTGGCGGAGGCGATCACGCGCTCGACCAACCGGCTCGCGCGCAAGCAACGCACGTGGTTTCGCGGTCAGCTACCCGCGCACAAGGTGGTGTGGATCAAGGGTAGCGACCCGGTGGACGTCGACGATCTGTTCGAGGGTGCAGACGTGATCGACGCCGACGCGAGCCCGTGA